One Deinococcus aestuarii DNA segment encodes these proteins:
- a CDS encoding PLP-dependent transferase translates to MTDLRDAGQATETQSVPTETTGWGFETTAVQTGIARGLGETVGIPIHQAAAFQFETLEQAQEEFQSNQGLSYARLQNPTVRALEERITALERGAATVALASGQAATFTALLSVCRAGDHVVSTGSLFGGSAGLLNNILPLMGVTATITENTPQAIEAAMRDNTRLVWAETIGNPAGDVPDLEACAATAHARGALLGIDNTWGGVGYLCRPLEYGADIVTHSLTKWAGGHGSVMGGSVTVGNRHSLTRNPIYTDGGESSVLNVRGEGALAWRQRWFGAHQLGMTLAPHNAFLLAQGLETLALRLGRESETALALATWLERHPRVGRVSYPGLPGSAHHTLARRYLRGGFGAVLTFEVEDPAAFLARLGVVRIAPNLGDSRTLVVHPWTTTHGKMPEPARRAAGVTPHTIRMSVGLEDVEDLRADIGGALG, encoded by the coding sequence ATGACCGACCTCCGCGACGCCGGGCAGGCCACCGAGACACAGAGCGTCCCCACCGAGACGACCGGCTGGGGCTTCGAGACGACCGCCGTGCAGACCGGCATCGCGCGGGGGCTGGGGGAGACGGTCGGCATCCCGATCCATCAGGCCGCCGCCTTCCAGTTCGAGACGCTGGAGCAGGCGCAGGAGGAGTTCCAATCGAATCAGGGCCTCAGCTACGCGCGGCTTCAAAACCCCACCGTCCGCGCGCTGGAGGAACGGATCACGGCGCTGGAGCGCGGCGCGGCGACCGTCGCCCTCGCCAGCGGGCAGGCGGCGACCTTCACGGCGTTGCTCAGCGTGTGCCGCGCCGGGGATCACGTCGTCTCCACGGGCAGCCTCTTCGGCGGCAGCGCGGGGCTGCTGAACAACATCCTGCCCCTGATGGGCGTCACGGCCACGATCACCGAGAACACGCCGCAGGCCATCGAGGCGGCCATGCGGGACAACACCCGCCTCGTCTGGGCCGAGACCATCGGCAATCCCGCCGGGGACGTGCCCGACCTGGAGGCGTGCGCGGCCACCGCGCACGCGCGGGGCGCCCTGCTCGGCATCGACAACACCTGGGGCGGCGTGGGCTACCTGTGCCGTCCGCTGGAGTACGGCGCCGACATCGTGACCCACTCCCTGACGAAGTGGGCGGGCGGCCACGGCAGCGTGATGGGCGGCAGCGTCACGGTGGGCAATCGGCACAGCCTGACCCGCAACCCCATCTACACCGACGGGGGCGAAAGCAGCGTCCTGAACGTCCGGGGAGAGGGGGCCCTCGCGTGGCGGCAGCGCTGGTTCGGCGCCCACCAGCTCGGCATGACGCTCGCCCCGCACAACGCCTTTCTGCTCGCGCAGGGGCTCGAAACGCTCGCCCTGCGCCTGGGCCGCGAGTCGGAAACGGCGCTGGCGCTGGCGACGTGGCTCGAACGTCACCCCCGCGTCGGGCGCGTCTCGTACCCCGGCCTGCCCGGCAGCGCCCACCACACCCTCGCCCGCCGGTACCTGCGCGGCGGCTTCGGGGCCGTTCTCACCTTCGAGGTGGAGGACCCCGCCGCCTTCCTCGCCCGCCTGGGGGTCGTCCGCATCGCCCCCAACCTGGGAGACAGCCGCACCCTCGTCGTTCACCCGTGGACGACCACGCACGGCAAGATGCCCGAGCCCGCCCGCCGCGCCGCCGGGGTCACCCCCCACACCATCCGCATGAGCGTCGGGCTGGAGGACGTGGAGGACCTGCGCGCCGATATCGGGGGGGCGCTGGGGTAG
- a CDS encoding NUDIX hydrolase: MSYLQDLRAVWGPSPLVSVGVSVLLQDDSGRVLLQRRGDDGLWGVPGGSLEPGEDFLTAAHRELLEETGLTCPKLAPLPLEKGLISGPQFYHRYPNGDEIYLVGAQVHGTLPASALDHAAPDDSGETLDLAWFGLDDLPPLNSNINRVSMNVLRARAGLPPLSLLPFPDSPPVGHHLMEVRKSVGPRPLFAPGANVLATDEGGRLLLLQHGDTGRWTLPGGSLEPGESFGTCARRELFEETGLNADRLEPLNLYAGAEYRFTSPHGDVVDNVSVLYRAVGVTGDLRLQEGEVLDGAWFAPDELPGEDDLSGPLIRAMVQAWREGRNR; the protein is encoded by the coding sequence ATGTCCTACCTGCAAGACCTGCGCGCGGTGTGGGGGCCCTCGCCGCTCGTCTCGGTCGGCGTGAGCGTGCTCCTTCAGGACGACTCCGGGCGGGTCCTTCTCCAGCGGCGCGGCGACGACGGGCTGTGGGGCGTGCCGGGCGGGAGCCTGGAACCCGGCGAGGATTTTCTGACCGCCGCGCACCGGGAACTGCTGGAGGAGACGGGGCTGACCTGCCCGAAGCTCGCCCCGCTGCCGCTGGAGAAAGGGCTGATCAGCGGCCCGCAGTTCTATCACCGTTATCCGAACGGCGACGAGATTTACCTCGTCGGGGCCCAAGTGCACGGCACCCTCCCCGCCTCCGCCCTCGACCACGCCGCCCCCGACGACAGCGGCGAGACGCTCGACCTCGCCTGGTTCGGGCTCGACGACCTGCCGCCTTTGAACAGCAACATCAACCGCGTGAGCATGAATGTCCTGCGTGCCCGCGCAGGTCTGCCGCCCCTGTCCCTCCTCCCCTTCCCGGACTCGCCACCGGTCGGGCATCACCTGATGGAGGTGAGGAAGTCGGTGGGCCCGCGCCCCCTCTTCGCCCCCGGCGCGAACGTGCTGGCGACCGACGAGGGGGGGCGCCTGCTCCTCCTCCAGCACGGGGACACGGGCCGCTGGACCTTACCGGGCGGCAGCCTGGAACCGGGCGAGAGCTTCGGGACGTGCGCGCGGCGGGAACTCTTCGAGGAGACGGGGCTGAACGCCGACCGGCTGGAGCCCCTGAACCTCTATGCCGGAGCGGAGTACCGCTTCACCTCCCCGCACGGCGATGTGGTCGACAACGTGAGCGTCCTGTACCGGGCGGTCGGCGTGACGGGCGATCTGCGGTTGCAGGAGGGCGAGGTCCTCGATGGGGCGTGGTTCGCCCCAGACGAATTGCCGGGCGAGGACGACCTCAGCGGCCCGCTCATCCGGGCGATGGTCCAGGCATGGCGAGAGGGCCGGAACAGGTAG
- a CDS encoding phenylalanine--tRNA ligase subunit beta: MKLPHSWLQELLPGLPPAPNLEPILAGMGLPLEGIEEVPAPPEGVLLVAVTAAEPIEGTALTRLSLDVGPHGPRTIASGAPNAVGLPAGTMVALVSPGTTLGETEYGVRQMQGVESWGMAASAKELGVGESGAGLMLFPAGTAAPGTPMREVWQADSVLDVEVTPNRADVLSALGLARDLAAFLKLDLVPPQAGPRPSGEGEIRVSLPPRGVTIERDPSRKIRFGCDHFAARTVSGVQNGPSPLWMQRRLTLAGMRPIDLIVDTSNYVMLELGQPTALYDRRDVADDQIIVSFGLRQGEIVRDLLGNEHTVGPEDLLIRDGGEVHIPTVMEAFATAKEPKQGRGVLGIAGVVGGDHGHVRPDTADVVIESAHFDPVLLRRTSTRLGLKTDAVYRYERGVDPLLAPRGADRVAGLLAEHGGGQAHPGATLVGTPDLPGVIEATGDQIRALLGMEVSTGEMADILTRLGCRVEREGDRLTVTPPSWRVDMGIWQDLAEEVARLHGYGDLPETLPNLRVHESNLGAERESAARTTLRRALSGLGFQEVVTYTFTSDEEAGKARSATPTVRLRNPLTADRTGMRTALYPSLLRAAQAHPKGERVLIFEIGRVFPADGERERLGLLMRGPLAANTHQPGVAGSFSAFRGLVEALASSLGASLDIRQLRGDAVPPALHPGIAGEVVWNGERVGWLGALHPEIAGEFGLKGDTSVLEAALPLPGRAWTFRDPSRAPAAWRDLAVIAPRDVSYGEVAALLRREAGEWLESVEPFDVYVGAPIPEGQRSVAVRLVFRGQRTLTDAEVDPVMDRLIGAVRAQGWSIREK; encoded by the coding sequence ATGAAACTTCCCCACTCCTGGCTCCAAGAACTCCTCCCTGGGCTCCCCCCCGCCCCCAACCTCGAACCCATCCTCGCGGGCATGGGCCTGCCGCTGGAGGGGATCGAGGAAGTCCCTGCCCCTCCCGAAGGTGTTCTCCTCGTCGCCGTCACCGCTGCCGAGCCCATCGAAGGAACGGCCCTCACCCGGCTCTCGCTCGACGTGGGGCCGCACGGCCCGCGCACCATCGCCTCCGGGGCCCCCAACGCCGTCGGCCTCCCCGCCGGAACGATGGTCGCCCTCGTCTCGCCCGGAACGACGCTGGGCGAGACGGAGTACGGCGTCCGGCAGATGCAGGGCGTCGAGTCCTGGGGCATGGCCGCGAGCGCGAAGGAACTCGGCGTCGGCGAGAGCGGCGCGGGGCTGATGCTGTTCCCGGCGGGGACGGCGGCGCCCGGCACCCCCATGCGCGAGGTGTGGCAGGCGGACTCCGTGCTCGACGTGGAGGTCACGCCCAACCGCGCCGACGTGCTCAGCGCCCTCGGCCTCGCGCGGGACCTTGCGGCGTTCCTGAAACTCGATCTCGTGCCCCCGCAGGCCGGGCCGCGCCCCAGTGGTGAGGGCGAGATTCGCGTCTCCCTGCCGCCGCGCGGGGTGACCATCGAGCGCGACCCCTCCCGCAAGATTCGTTTCGGCTGCGACCACTTCGCGGCCCGCACCGTGAGCGGCGTGCAGAACGGCCCCTCGCCCCTGTGGATGCAGCGCCGCCTCACGCTCGCCGGGATGCGCCCCATCGACCTGATCGTGGACACCAGCAACTACGTGATGCTCGAACTCGGCCAGCCCACCGCCCTCTACGACCGCCGGGACGTGGCGGACGACCAGATCATCGTCTCTTTCGGGCTCCGTCAGGGCGAGATCGTGCGCGACCTGCTGGGCAACGAGCACACGGTCGGCCCCGAAGACCTCCTCATCCGCGACGGGGGCGAGGTCCACATCCCGACGGTGATGGAAGCCTTCGCCACGGCGAAGGAGCCCAAACAGGGCCGGGGCGTCCTCGGCATCGCGGGCGTCGTGGGCGGCGACCACGGGCATGTGCGGCCAGACACGGCGGACGTGGTGATCGAGTCCGCCCACTTCGACCCCGTGTTGTTGAGGCGCACGAGTACCAGGCTCGGCCTGAAGACCGACGCCGTGTACCGCTACGAGCGCGGCGTCGATCCCCTCCTCGCCCCGCGCGGCGCCGACCGGGTGGCGGGGCTGCTGGCCGAGCACGGCGGCGGACAGGCCCACCCCGGCGCGACCCTCGTCGGCACCCCCGACCTTCCCGGAGTCATCGAGGCGACGGGGGACCAGATTCGCGCCCTCCTCGGCATGGAGGTGAGCACGGGGGAGATGGCGGACATCCTCACCCGCCTGGGCTGCCGGGTCGAGCGCGAGGGCGACCGCCTGACCGTGACGCCGCCCTCCTGGCGGGTGGACATGGGCATCTGGCAGGACCTCGCCGAGGAGGTGGCCCGGCTGCACGGCTACGGCGACCTCCCCGAGACGCTGCCGAACCTGCGGGTCCACGAGAGCAACCTCGGCGCGGAGCGGGAGAGTGCGGCGAGAACGACCCTCCGCCGCGCCCTGTCCGGCCTGGGCTTCCAGGAGGTCGTGACCTACACCTTCACCAGCGACGAGGAGGCGGGAAAGGCCCGCAGCGCCACGCCCACCGTCCGCCTCCGCAATCCCCTCACTGCCGACCGCACCGGGATGCGCACGGCCCTCTACCCCAGCCTGCTCCGGGCCGCGCAGGCCCACCCGAAGGGCGAGCGGGTCCTGATCTTCGAGATCGGGCGCGTCTTCCCGGCGGACGGGGAACGGGAACGTCTCGGTCTGCTGATGCGCGGCCCCCTTGCCGCGAACACGCACCAGCCGGGGGTGGCGGGGTCCTTCAGCGCCTTCCGGGGTCTGGTGGAGGCGCTGGCGTCCAGTCTGGGGGCGAGCCTCGACATCCGCCAGCTTCGCGGGGACGCCGTGCCGCCCGCCCTCCATCCCGGAATTGCGGGGGAGGTCGTCTGGAACGGTGAGCGTGTCGGCTGGCTCGGCGCCCTGCACCCCGAGATCGCGGGGGAGTTCGGCCTGAAGGGGGACACCTCCGTGCTGGAGGCCGCCCTGCCGCTGCCGGGCCGCGCGTGGACCTTCCGCGACCCCAGCCGGGCGCCCGCCGCGTGGCGCGACCTGGCCGTGATCGCCCCCCGGGACGTGAGTTACGGCGAGGTCGCCGCCCTGCTGCGGCGCGAGGCGGGAGAATGGCTCGAAAGTGTCGAGCCCTTCGACGTGTACGTGGGTGCCCCTATCCCGGAAGGCCAGCGCAGCGTCGCCGTGCGGCTGGTGTTCCGGGGGCAGCGGACGCTGACGGACGCCGAGGTGGACCCGGTGATGGACCGCCTCATCGGGGCCGTTCGCGCGCAGGGCTGGAGCATCCGGGAGAAGTGA